From the genome of Thermoplasmata archaeon:
GATGAAGTCCCGCGGCGTCACCTGGTCCGAGCTCGAGGAGAAGCTCAAGAAGCTCGGCGAGCCTCAGGAGGTCAAGCGGCAGGTGGGGAACGCGGAGAAGAAGGTCAAGGCGCTCGTCGTCGAGGCGGGCGAGCCGTCCTTCAAGAAGCTCCAACGGATCGTCGAGCAGCTCCGCTCGACGAAGATCAAGGGGATCGACGGCATCCGGCGTGCGATCATCCGCAAGCGGCAAGACGAGTACGTGATCTACACGGAGGGCTCGAATCTGTCCAAGCTTCTCGAGCTGCCTTACGTGGACGCGTCCCGCACCACCACGAACTCGATCCAGGAGATCTACGAGGTCCTCGGCATCGAGGCGTCGCGCAACGCGATCATCAACGAGGCGTACAACACCCTCCAGGAGCAGGGCCTCACGGTCGACATCCGCCACATCATGCTCGTGGCGGACATGATGACGAACGACGGCGACGTGAAAGCGATCGGCCGGCATGGGATCTCGGGCCGCAAGTCCTCCGTGCTCGCCCGTGCCGCGTTCGAGATTACCGCGCACCACCTCCTGCGGGCCGCGATCACCGGCGAGGTCGACTACCTCGATGGCGTCGCGGAGAACGTGATCGTCGGCCAGCCCGTCACGCTCGGCACGGGAGCCGTGAACCTGGTCTACAAGCCGCCCGCGAGTTTCCCGAAGCAACCCACGCCGCCGCCCAAGCCCGCGGCGCCTGCCGCTCCGCCCGCGACGGATGCGCCGTCCGCGGAGCCCGAGGAGAAGCCCGAGGGGAAGCCCAAGGAGGTCGCGCCGTGATCGACGTTCCCCGCGCCCTGCGCCTCGCCACGGACACGGGCGACGTGCGCTTCGGCGTGCGGGAGGTCCGCAAGGCGGTGAAGGCGAAGGCCGCCAAGATGGTCGTCGTCGCGTCGAACTGTCCCGCGGAGGCACTCCAAGCCCTGGGCGACGTGAAGGTCTTCTCCTTCCCGGGGACGAACGCGGAGCTCGGTGCCTCCTGCGGCGTGCCGTTCTCCGTCGCCGCCGTGGCCATCGTGGCCCCGGGGGAGTCCAACATCCTGAGCGCCTAGGTGCCGCATGGCGGAAGTCACGTTCGACGAGCAGACGATCAAGTACGTGGCGCTCTTCCAGGACCTCACCCGAACCACCGTCGTGGACTGCGTGGACGCGGCCGACCGCCTGATCTTCGTCGTGAAGGAAGGCGACATCGGGAAGGCGATCGGCAAGAAAGGCGAGAACGTGGCCAAGCTCAAGCGGCTGTTTAACAAGGACATCCACATCGTCGAGTTCTCCGAAGACCCGCAGAAGTTCGTGGCGAACGTCTTCCGGAACTACGACGTGAAGGGCGTGGCGATCGAGCAGCGGGGAGACATCACGCACGCCACGGTCACCGTGG
Proteins encoded in this window:
- the rpoA2 gene encoding DNA-directed RNA polymerase subunit A'', with protein sequence ARATTIQALRNRGLSKKTAEVLADAGFTLEKLQRANVDRLKKFLTVKEAEKVVKKLAAPGEEKPAPKKEAARPRPAARAARKGPVKEAEAEPETPLEIPKKAPNLTEGEKEIFEVLHEIGKDLPRSVVGELAKKLHGIKLSKKRLGEVLTKISEKYEVHSIDPNESAGIVSAQSIGEPGTQMTMRTFHYAGVAEMNVTLGLPRLIEIVDARRVPSTPIMEIFIKSTHNELEKMKRIATEIETTSLEDVADIETDLVNMRVVAYPEDHRMKSRGVTWSELEEKLKKLGEPQEVKRQVGNAEKKVKALVVEAGEPSFKKLQRIVEQLRSTKIKGIDGIRRAIIRKRQDEYVIYTEGSNLSKLLELPYVDASRTTTNSIQEIYEVLGIEASRNAIINEAYNTLQEQGLTVDIRHIMLVADMMTNDGDVKAIGRHGISGRKSSVLARAAFEITAHHLLRAAITGEVDYLDGVAENVIVGQPVTLGTGAVNLVYKPPASFPKQPTPPPKPAAPAAPPATDAPSAEPEEKPEGKPKEVAP
- a CDS encoding 50S ribosomal protein L30e; translation: MIDVPRALRLATDTGDVRFGVREVRKAVKAKAAKMVVVASNCPAEALQALGDVKVFSFPGTNAELGASCGVPFSVAAVAIVAPGESNILSA
- a CDS encoding NusA-like transcription termination signal-binding factor, producing the protein MAEVTFDEQTIKYVALFQDLTRTTVVDCVDAADRLIFVVKEGDIGKAIGKKGENVAKLKRLFNKDIHIVEFSEDPQKFVANVFRNYDVKGVAIEQRGDITHATVTVDASKKGRAIGKEGRNLRVSRDLIARHHPIQSVSVA